The following proteins come from a genomic window of Bactrocera tryoni isolate S06 chromosome 1, CSIRO_BtryS06_freeze2, whole genome shotgun sequence:
- the LOC120782847 gene encoding BRCA1-associated protein: MPNQVSLCIVKIEIDPQLSEDFEPGATSAEHPTNPRMLKERERDRGLRQANQIVIETYTNRLLAHADELQLSAAEVHQQATVGGEASVPLDMSGERKRDLRSTASGSREATPLEEGQCAPEFPKEIGFFSGNPEVTNGIVHLYKKNERKELKEGPSDKLCLLAVPASVSCHDLMGFVAPCQSAIRHIRIVRDGSPNQFMVILEFRSNAAALEFYQSYNGAAYNLLEPDSLCHAVWVSEIERGGDGVPPAGHTELPNCPVCLERMDESVDGVLTILCNHAFHANCLIKWGDSTCPVCRHVQTPELLENSVCMECEGTDSLWICLICGHVGCGRYQGGHAAAHYRATNHTFAMQLGTSSVWDYAGDNFVHRLFQNKTDGKLVATANDEGEEKIDSMQLEFTYLLTSQLDTQRKYYEDRLDRLEMEWRDFKAGADNDSSKVSALEQKVQTLTKEKQILERKLTQNATKLKDMQKQLAEEREFSKTLQSNHSSWQTKYATLEKQYKEYKEAREAELNDVKEQLRDIMFYMQAQSKIADSELKDEIVGGTVVVPEAEASTSAGKTARRKKKH; this comes from the exons atgCCAAATCAGGTTTCATTGTGCATCGTAAAGATCGAAATTGACCCACAGCTGAGTGAGGATTTTG AACCCGGAGCCACATCTGCTGAACATCCCACAAATCCGCGCATGCTAAAAGAGCGTGAACGTGATCGAGGTCTGCGACAAGCCAACCAGATTGTCATTGAAACTTACACAAATCGTTTGTTAGCACACGCGGACGAACTACAACTTTCAGCAGCAGAGGTGCATCAACAGGCAACAGTTGGAGGTGAAGCTTCTGTACCGCTTGATATGAGTGGCGAACGTAAAAGGGATTTGCGCTCAACAGCTAGTGGTTCACGTGAAGCTACGCCGCTCGAAGAAGGCCAATGTGCACCTGAATTTCCCAAGGAAATTGGATTCTTCTCCGGTAACCCGGAAGTTACCAACGGCATTGTGCATTTATACAAGAAAAA TGAGCGTAAGGAATTAAAAGAGGGACCATCCGATAAGTTGTGCTTGCTGGCGGTGCCTGCCAGTGTAAGTTGTCATGACTTAATGGGCTTTGTAGCGCCCTGTCAGTCGGCGATTAGACACATACGCATTGTACGCGACGGCAGCCCCAATCAATTTATGGTGATACTCGA ATTTCGTTCGAATGCTGCAGCCTTAGAGTTTTACCAGTCATACAATGGCGCCGCTTATAATTTGTTGGAGCCCGACTCTTTGTGTCATGCCGTATGGGTGTCGGAAATTGAGCGCGGTGGAGATGGTGTGCCACCAGCTGGTCATACCGAACTACCCAATTGTCcag TTTGCTTGGAGCGTATGGACGAAAGCGTTGATGGCGTATTGACTATACTATGTAATCATGCCTTTCATGCCAACTGCCTTATAAAATGGGGTGATTCCACATGTCCTGTTTGTCGTCATGTGCAGACTCCTGAGTTGCTTGAGAACTCCGTTTGTATGGAGTGTGAGGGCACAGATTCTCTATGGATTTGTCTGATTTGCGGTCACGTTGGTTGTGGTCGCTATCAAGGTGGTCACGCTGCGGCACATTATCGCGCCACGAATCACACTTTTGCCATGCAGTTAGGTACGTCAAGCGTCTGGGACTATGCTGGAGACAATTTCGTACATCGGCTCTTCCAAAACAAGACCGATGGCAAATTGGTGGCTACTGCTAACGACGAGGGCGAAGAGAAGATCGATTCAATGCAACTAGAATTCACATATTTACTGACATCGCAGTTGGATACGCAGCGCAAATATTATGAAGATCGCTTGGATCGCCTGGAAATGGAGTGGCGGGACTTCAAAGCCGGTGCTGACAATGATAGCAGCAAAGTGAGCGCTTTGGAGCAAAAAGTGCAAACACTAACCAAGGAAAAGCAGATATTGGAGCGCAAGTTGACACAAAATGCCACAAA ATTGAAGGACATGCAAAAGCAGCTCGCCGAGGAGCGTGAATTCTCCAAAACGTTGCAAAGCAATCATAGTTCTTGGCAGACCAAATATGCAACACTCGAAAAACAATACAAAGAATACAAGGAGGCGCGCGAAGCTGAGTTGAATGATGTCAAGGAGCAACTGCGCGACATTATGTTCTATATGCAGGCCCAGAGCAAAATCGCCGATTCTGAGCTCAAGGATGAGATTGTTGGTGGCACGGTTGTGGTGCCTGAAGCAGAAGCAAGCACTTCCGCAGGAAAAACGGCCAGACGAAAGAAGaagcattaa